The following proteins are encoded in a genomic region of Xenopus laevis strain J_2021 chromosome 3L, Xenopus_laevis_v10.1, whole genome shotgun sequence:
- the LOC108710511 gene encoding zinc finger HIT domain-containing protein 1, translated as PCECESGRKLEKKPNVRSNDPNQRRVLDSSTRQRRLNRQLEALEKDNFQDDPHSNLPQLKRLPQFNDETGKKKKKTRGDHFKLRFRKNFQALLEEQNLSSCEGPNYLTACASASSFPQRHFCSVCGFPSNYSCVSCGSRYCCVRCLVTHQETRCLKWTV; from the exons CCTTGCGAGTGTGAGAGCGGCAGAAAGCTGGAGAAGAAACCGAACG TCCGATCCAATGACCCGAACCAGAGGCGAGTATTGGATTCTTCCACCCGCCAGCGACGACTCAACCGCCAACTCGAGGCTCTGGAGAAAGACAATTTCCAGGATGATCCTCACTCCAACCTCCCCCAACTCAAGCGCCTGCCCCAGTTTAATGATGAAACCG gaaagaagaagaagaaaacccGCGGGGATCACTTTAAGTTGCGCTTCCGCAAAAACTTCCAGGCGCTGCTGGAGGAGCAG AATTTAAGTTCCTGCGAGGGACCCAATTACCTGACGGCCTGCGCTTCTGCCTCGTCTTTCCCCCAGCGGCACTTCTGCAGCGTTTGTGGCTTTCCCTCCAATTATTCCTGCGTGTCGTGCGGCTCCCGCTACTGCTGCGTGCGATGTTTAGTGACCCACCAAGAGACCCG GTGCCTGAAATGGACGGTGTGA